Genomic DNA from Solanum pennellii chromosome 3, SPENNV200:
AACTGGCACTTGACTATTCCAGGCTTTTCAAGTGAAGAGAGGAAACAGTATCCAGAAAATGTATGTAGCTCTGCCTCTTTTTCTTAGCCTTTTCGTGGGTCGTATATTCCCTTCTTGTATCTGCATTAATGTAGAATAATGACATGACATGAATTATGACTACTAAAAGAGCTCCAAGGGTGTGActtagtggtcaatgaagtgggttgagaaccatgaggtcTCAGGTTCAGATCCCAGCTGAGACAAAAATAAGTGGTGATTTCTCCCCATCTGTCCTAGGCCCGGTATCTGTTGTTGTTGGGAGGTGGTAGATATCCTGTGGAACTAGTGGAGGTGCGCGCAAGCAATCCCGAACACCAcggttatttaaaaaaaaagaattatgacTACTAAATGTAATCTGTTACAATATCTTTAACTCATCCTTGCTCATTTGTTTAGTTGCTGATTGTAGTCCACAATTGCTGGTTATCAGCTTATTCATCAATGACTAGAGTTATTTAAGTTGCGTGGAAACTCAGGCTACTGTTTTGACATAATGTTTCTAAATCTGTGCAGTCATCAAGTGATCTCCACAAAAAGCGTTTGGATGTGGTGAGTGCAATTCTATATGATAATATTACCTGTGTCGATCTTGATGGATAATTTTTGGAATCATTGTTAATTTGACGCAGATACGTACCTTGATGGAGACCTCACAAACAGAAACAAGTACAAATAGTAGTGCTAAGGAAACTGTCAGACCAGTGGCGGGTGACTCAAATCACATGATCAGACCTCCAAGTTCAGACAACATGGTTTCACAGTCTAATGCTTCTCAAATGTTGCATGAGATGACAAGGTTTTGATGGTCCCTGGAGTTCTTGGTGTATCTCCCGTGTTACCTGTACAGACCTTGATGGTAAGTATTACTTCTTTTAAGATGAATTCTACTGTGATTTGCTTGTTTTCTGGAGCGTTCAGCCTTTAGTGGCACTGAATTTTCATGCCCCATCAGTATGTTTGCACTTCACAAGCGATCCTTCTCTAGACCAATATCAGTTGCACATTGGATAAATGTGTTGTATGTAGTCTGGAGTTCTAAATCATATCTTGGCTGCTGCAAAATGATAGTAATGTTATTTCTTTTTGGGTTTCATTGCTAATCAGTAGTTTAGTTCTTGGGTACATCcgataaaaaaatgttttttgtcATATGACATGGCTCTAGTGATAAATTGGTACATCTCATTTGTTGGTGTAGAGCAAGTTTAGTATCGTTGCATGCGTGTTAGAATCTAAACCCTGAAGCTCTACACCACTTGACTACGGAAGCCTGCTTTCTGCTTTCTTGTAAAAGTCTAGGATGCTACCTTCAATTTCTGGCATAATTCTGAACAACACATACTGCTAAAGAGATGCTGTTGTACCCCCCATGACAATTACTAGCTGGCATGTCCTTTTCTGGACAACTCAGCATCACGTGCATATATATAGTAAGGCTCTATCTTGAGCCAATTGAGCATGGATTGCTGGTAGAAACAATGTTTTGCTTGGGCTTTTGGAAGTAAGTTTGCCACCACAGCTATACTATCCAATTTTAGAGGCATCAGGAAGCTGTTCTCACCTTTACTTTGAAACAGCAGATGGGATCTGGTCCATCTGGAGACTTACTGCATATCTATTTATCTACTATTTTACAAGTCTCACTTTGTCATGCAATTTGCTTACAATGTTTACATACACGGAGCTAATGATATTCTCCATTTTGCAGATCAAGAAATGGGAGGCATAGGTTATATAGGTGTAGCATAATGGAAGTTTTTACTAGACGTTGGAGGCATCTGAAGGAACATTGCAGAATGAACCACCATGAAGGCCTGTAATTATGCAGTTTAGTTTACAGTAGCTAATTCAGCCTGTGAGGATGAAGTTGCTCAAATTTGATTTCTCCACCATACCCCTCTGGAAAACATGTTTACTATAGTCATGTAAATTAACTCCTGATGCCAAAGAATGAGGTGAAGTTGTTTGTTTTCCTTTATCAAACAGGTTTTATGATGTTACAAATCACAAacggttttttttttcaaggatACCTGTAGACTTCACAACGATATCCTTTTGACATTTTCTTTACAAGAGGTTCGTCTTGTAAGTAGAGGGATTTAGGTGACAAACACTCTAGCAGTCACCATATTAGCGATTTAACTAAGCTTCTGCAATATTATCAATCATCATCTCAAAAGCTATGAGAATTTACAacgtatcataaacatatataattagtaCAACTTTAATAGGCAAATTAGTCGTCTACATAAGCTAGTAACCTTCATTAGGTTATATTCCTTCATGAATTACCCCCTGAAGGATAATAAGAAGCTAAGGAATCATCATATTCCTTTTCTTATTGATCCTGTTATGTTTTACTTGAGTTGAAATTCTAACGAAAAGGGAATCTTTCTTCTTCTAAAATGTAGGGGTAGAATTGTGTTGTTAAATAATCCATCATATACCTGCACTATTCGGCCTTTAAATAAATCTCACTGGGATCGATGCACACTTTAGGCAAATGCAGATGTTGATAGAGTAATAGTATGAAAGACATATATAGCATtagaaaaaacaacaaactaGTGATGAAAGATATATATAGCATAATAGTTTTTAATGTCAATAAAGTACTCTAATAagatcattttaataaaaacacatttaactaacaaaaacataaaatccaGGGAGAGTGGTGCGTACGCAACTAGATAAACAGCTCAAACAATGAGTTCACGTTTTCTAAAATATAGAAAAGGTTgatatattttctctctcaCTGTTATAGCATCGGGGATGTAGCTCAAATGGTAGAGCGCTCGCTTTGCATGCGAGAGGCACGGGGTTCGATCCCCCGCATCTCCATATGGttagattcattttttttctcatacgtttttttttttttttatatataacgtgtgtttgaattattttttcctCATACTTCATAACGTatgtaaatcatttttttctcataCTTTATAACGtatgttgaattatttttttctcatactTCATAACGTatgtaaatcatttttttctcataCTTTATAACGtatgttgaattatttttttctcatatcTTAACGTCTTGTGAGTGATGTGTATTATTTCTCTTATGTTGTCAATTCGAACTATTTCAAGCTAAACTTggaaaatacaataatttaaaattatatcaagtTGTCAATTCAAAAGAATTTGGCAAGAGTAAaacttgattattttaaaaatttcttcaaGACTTTATGACCaataacattttattatttgaaaatagaGATATAATTCAAACACGTAAGTAAGAAAGCGttataattatgatatttaGTTTTACTTTTTGCTAATgattgataaaaaattttaggtcgaatttttgaaaatatatcttCAAATAGTTGTTTGATTATGTAATTTGatcttcaaatatttcaatttccTTCAAAAAGTTTGGCTCAGggagtagttttttttttttttgtacacaaaacttttttcaaaaaatcatgaaaatacatgttcaaacattacttcaaatttcaaaaatcaaaacttcaAAAACTCAATAATTTTAGCTTCAAAATCTTTGATAAAACGAAAGTTTACTTATCCTAAAACTTGTACTCTCTATATCTTGAGGCTTTTATTGAGATATCTTCATTAgtttcacaaaataaaataacaataacaacaatactATACTCAATTTAATAAGTAaagttcaaaaaagaaaaatgtgttcACAATATCATATTCAATATCATCATTGTACTGTGTtaattaacatcttcataattaatacttcgagaaaaaagaaagtaattaTAGTGTCCTGTTAATTATgtgataatataaaatattggaGTATTAACAAACCTTAAGCCGGCCTAATTGATCTTTACGCCGCCGGTGACGGATTTTCTGTAAAAGTAGTCGTCTTTCTCACCTATACCTAGCCGCCACGTGTCCTACTCCTCGGCACCCTAAGACCGACGCCGTTACACCATCCTCTGTTTCTTCCGTCCACCGATaaattgtccaaaaaataaaacttttaccCGAAACTAAACTCAATTACTAACCAAACAGTCCCTCCCCTCATTATATACCGCCGGTCAACCGAAACCCTAACCAAAAATtgcttcttcatcatcttctcaCTCTACAAACTCTCGGGTCGGCGGCGCACCGGAATCGGTTAAAGTTTATGGAGAACGACGAAGAAACTCAGTCCGGTGGTTCTGGATCTCCGGAATCGCCACGATCTAACGGGAGGATAACGGTGACGGTAGCATCAGCGCCTCCTCAGAACACCTTGACGTTGGCTCTACCGATACAGCAATCGAGACCTGCTGGAGCGTCTGGCGGCGGTGGAGGTAGTGGTGGTGGAAGGGAGGATTGTTGGAGTGAAGAGGCTACGGCTGTACTGATCGAGGCTTGGGGTGAGCGGTACATGGAATTGAGTAGAGGTAATTTGAAGCAGAAGCACTGGAAAGATGTTGCTGACATTGTTAGCAGTCGGGAGGATTATAGAAAAACGCCTAAAACTGATATTCAGTGCAAAAATCGAATTGATACTGTAAAGAAGAAATACAAGCTGGAGAAATCTAAGATCGCTGCGGGTCAAGGACCAAGCAAGTGGCCTTTCTTTGATAAGCTCGATATGTTGATAGGTCCGACGGCTAAGATCAATCCTACCGTCGCTGCCGGACCGTCTAATTTGTATTCAGGTAACCAACATGTGCCTATGGGTATTCCTATGGGAGTCAGGTCCCTTCCTCAGCTCCGACAACATCAACAGCTGCAGAAACAAAAGCAACCGTCCCGGAAAAGGCCTCACATGGATTCAGACACATCGGAATCGGAGTCAGAACCGGACCTTTCACCTGCTTCAACCGACAGTTTTCCTCCAGGCACATTTCAAAAAAAGAGACCAAGGTTTCAGAAGGAAATGCTGAATTCAAGCGCATTAAGGCAGGGAGGAATTGGAGAAGCTAGTGGAAACAAGAATTGGGGGAATTCAGTGAGGGAGTTGACACAGGCAATACTAAAATTTGGGGAAGCATATGAACAAACAGAGACCGCGAAACTGCAACAAATGGTGGAGATGGAGAAGCAGAGAATGAAATTTGCGAAAGATATGGAATTGCAGAGAATGCAGTTCTTCATGAATACACAATTGGAAATTTCACAGCTTAAGCATAGGAGAAGTGAAAACAGCAACCATCACAGCAACAACCATGCTGCCGCCACCagcaaccacaacaacaacaacaacagtgaTAACAGTATTTAAGGTGTAATAAAGATCCATGAGGCTCAGTATCTGACAGAGGTTTGTATTTGTAATGTGATTAGTTTTACTGCTAAACTTATTACTTCATTTGAAAACCAAGTGGTAGAATATTATATACTTCATTAATTCTCAATTGGAAGTTTATCTAACTCAACTAAGCTTTCCAACTTTGCCTTTACTTTTATACATAGATTGACTTGCATTTATTTGAACAACAATTAAATAGTCTTTTAACTTCTACAAACTCCAAATTGTTTATGGAGTTTAAGTTCATTGGCCTCATACAGCAACAACAACTTCGGTTTGCTCCCCACGATGAGAGTTCCTATTCGAGACTCAATCAAGGCTAATGTGTAAAAGGTGTTCTGCTTTTATACAATGTTCTATAGAGTAATAGGTAGCTAAAATTAAGATAGAATAGGCCAGCACATCCTACCCTTCGGGGTGGCCTACTGATTTGGGCTTCGACTTCCATGTTGTTAAAGACTCTAAAGTTTTGATCAATGTTAACCTGCATAGAACAGGATGTGTTGCCTAATCCTAGTCGTAGAAGGATTCCTTAATTGACaaagttttcttaattaaacttaaagaaaattgcttccttatttaattaaggaaaattgCATGGAAGGTTTTCTGCTATCCAAGTCAACTGTGAGGAGGAGTTGTAGCAGTAACATAGCAAAGTTAAGGAGTTGAAGATGCGGCACCTAAACTAAGTCGAAAAAGTTCGAGTAGGAGTTGGGTTAAAGAAGTTTTTCTTTTTGCGGCAAAGACAAATAAGAATAAGATTCCAAATTCGAGTTGAGTTTAAAGAAGtcaagttcaagttgaagatgTGGCAAAAGTTAAGTTCGAGTTGAACAAGATAAGTTCGAGTTGAATAAGGAGTTGAAGAAAACTGAAGACAAGTACGAGTTGAACTAGGAGTACCACACAAAGTAGGAATCCTGCGCATGAGCTTTTAAGTTTCAAGAGAAAAGAAAGCAGATCACAAGTAAGATTTCTAGTTGAAATAGGTTTTGGATTCAAGTCCAAATCTATAAATAGGGCGATAGTTTCGCTTGAGAAAATTGTGCACTTACATAGAGAAGATCAAAACTCGATCAAGAGGTTTGAGAGTTACTTGGGAGTGTTGCCAATTTGTGATGAAAAAGTTGTAAGattgtaattaagagttttgattACAATCGAGTGTGTGTGTAGGATTCGTCTAACAAGTTTGAGAAACTTGACGGACGATAGAAGACTTTATCCTGGGTTTTTTTTGTCTTGGGTGgttaggaattagagtttataatttcttagctaggaattagagtttataattctttaggttagataggtttgtaatcttttgttgagaCTCGGAGTTTAATAAAGTGAAGTTAAATCCCACAGAGGTGTAGGTCGTGATTTTTACCCTTTATGAGTTGGGGTTTTCTGCGATAAATATTGTGTCAGAATTCCAAcacatgttggaggtctcaagttcgaaacccttGCTTTCACCCCTTGCCAGTGAAAGCAAAAGGTTTGGtttctgggtcgagctcgttgCACTGGGCTAATCTAATAAGGGTTACCTATCCTATGTGGCGAGCTATTACATGGGAGCGGGAATTTGACCATGTGCGCACACAAAGAGTAGAGACGACGGATTTTCCTTGTCACGAAAAAAAATAGGCCAGCACATTTTGGGGTTTAAGAATGAGCAACTACTTGTtcaatgaatataaatttaaaaccttCCGGGATGTTTAACAATATTGGAATCACATGAGCAACCCTTTtctccatatatttttttttatagttattttttgtgTGACTTATGGTTAGCATTAGGGTTATATATAGGTCGGTTTgacttttcattaaaagaatCCAAACTAATTATATCGgtttattaaattcaaaaatcaaatcaaaccacatAAAGTTGGGTTTTTTGATTTCGGCTTTAGTTGGTTCTTTCGGGTTTTTTTTCGATATTTTCAGTTTTTTATAACTATACAGTGTCTGAAAAAGAGATCGAATATATTTTCACTTACATGTGCGATAAGTTAaacttaaaaaatgttaaatggATAGATATCTTCAAAAAGACGATAAAATTCATGCGAGTACAAAAATTTTTTTTCCTGAATGTTCAATATGTTTGTTTAATAAGATCAAATGCTACAATCAAACTGAATACAAATATTTACAAAGtaaattgttaattttgaatttgaaaaactataacAATATTATTGTAACTTCTGATCTTATGACAAAATCAAGTATTTGCaaaattttacatcaaatttgaaataatatatataaacattgaaagttataaactaactaaaaatatattaacaaagtagattaaaatactattttttgtctataaataaaataaaattacatatttatattatatcgGTTTGATTCGAGTTcgatttaactttttttctttttaaatactAAATCAAACTAAGAGTggtcaatttctttttaacgccaaccaactaaatcaaaccacaaattaaattttttgtcaCTTAATTTAATTCGTCAATTAGATTAAAAAGTTAGGAAATCAAAGTTGTCTGAAGCAATGTATATGAAATAAAGCTTCTAGAGACAATTTAAATATCTCGTTCTGAATTAATAACAGCACTAAGTAAAATAAACTATTAgctaaaacaaaaagaatatatagTTAGCTTTAGCCACGAAATACGGCCTAAAACAACAAAACACAcgtggaaaatgtttttctaaaaacttAAACCtacatggaaaatatttttctaaaaagttaaACAGACGTTTAATTATGCGATACCATATAatcatatgaaattataaaatagaaTTAACGCTTTTTCTAAAAAGTTAAGTGGACGTTTGATTATGttatatcatatcatcatatgaaATTGTAAAATAGAATCAATGTTTGGACATGTAATTTTACGCTAATTCCGTCtaattttatgttcttttaaaatcatgatatgtgaatttcatatcatgatttgagatatttttaatacaaaaattgattcacaagtttatattttgttaaaacaaccccacatttatatctactaaccatttatttcaaatgtaaatattttattattcacacaaacttaaaatttattattctataTTCACTTTAACTCACGTCAACCGATTGTTGAATGATAAATTTGTTCTCTTCATTTACaccaataatttattatttctatcGTTTTGTATTTATTACAATTCAAAGTAACAATGTTGGTTCATTTTCTCGATCACATGATCGAGAAAGACAAGTTCAACGTGAAAAACTTGTCCATAATACGTGAGAGATTTATATTAAAGACTAGTACACTataatttttgttcaatttctttttattgaattaaagtttGACGAATTAAAGTTAGATGAAACAATtatttaagtggagaacaagtagttttgtaataatttattatgtgattttataaatttttatttatttggtaagattgaataaacaattggatctgttttaatagttttacaacttatgaaattcttatatttatgaaaaaatatacaaaaaaaaagttttgtatTGCATACCCAgacaaaacttcaatttcataacataatttcatGTTATAATGCCATATCACACGCCCAAACACCTTAATATCAGTGAAGTGAGGAGGAATATTTGGGAAGAGCTATGGGTTGGATATAACTCCATAACTTTCTAGTAATGTCTCAAAGTTcgtttaatatatattactaagtaattatttaaaatttaataaacaagaaaaattgTGATTGACGAAACTGATAACTAAAGTGTGAGAAACAAGTTTGTTCATAATGTATATGTATGCCTTTGACGGTTTTAAGGGgaataaaaaagtttttaaaaatagctATTGACAATAGTTTTATTTACTATGTATAATACgatttttttataatgatattGTTGTCCGAATATTTTAGTTGTTATAGTCAAACTACTATTATACATCTATATTAGCATTTAAATCTTATTACACGtttatattaacatttaaaaaataataaaaaagcttcttattattattttattaattgaatCGTGAACTAATTCATATGAAACGATTCACAAATCATGAATAGTAAGTAGTACTTATTTAGTGaacacaaataattaaaatggcTAATAGATAAGGGGGCAATACTAAATATTGCTAcccatataatttataaaagattttCAGATAGTTATTAGAATTAATTAATCTTAGAATAAGCTTAATTAGTTGGTGGTTTAAGGTAATGAGATGAACATGaactttaattaataaagtcAAAGAAAGAACATTTCCTTTTGCCAGTTATGTCAGAAAACCAGATTCAATTTTGATACTATTACTCCTATATAACATATCGTTGCACgttaatattgaatattttatgtattatacaaattaatcttaattaaaatatcatagACAATTATCATCTAAATGTTTTTTACTTGGATGCAACTAATATTGCATTACTATATGCTTTGTGCATAATATTGGATATTCATTATCAGTAATTTAATCAGTAAATTTTGTATTAGTTGATTCTATAATGAAACATATCATTGCACGTtgatatgaatttattagttaatacttgttaaaaaaataagtagtaTATATTACAGTATATTCTGACAAAAATGATATCcccattatcaaaaaaaaaaagaagaaggaaacttatgtatcaattttatgatttaaaaatatatatatttaatttaatcttaataaaatattataaattataatgcttaacttaaatataaaaaagtgtCCGCTAAAAgatatattattgaattttcaaaactaaagatcttatatattttaaattgaacTTTCCTTTTATTACTATGCTTTAACCCTCGATTTATTGCTGAAACCTTTATTACAAGAAAGTGCCACAAAAGATTattgaaatctaaatattttaattaatttgttattttatatgattagcttttttcttaatatttaccCAGATAATTAACATTTTCCACtttaaagagaagaaaatagtagataaaatttattagtacaatactaattaaaaatacatagtCGAAAACTTTGAAAGAAAAAGGAGCCAAAAAAGTAATTTGAAAATTGTTGGTGTTGATTTTCTAAACcttaaaatagtaataattaataCTCATCCATAATTAATATAGTGACGGTGCAGTAGATATTGTTATTCCTTTTCTAATCTGAATTCGATCAATGAATATGAGACTTTTTTATGATAGAGAGTAGTGACCCTCGAGTGAGATACCTCTTTCGACATGAATCTGAATTGATCGAATTTCCACGTGAATATCAAACAcgaaagaaataattatagagAGGGAGACAACAACCACGTGGCATTCATTGATTGGTTAATTTGAAAACATC
This window encodes:
- the LOC107014779 gene encoding trihelix transcription factor ASIL2 → MENDEETQSGGSGSPESPRSNGRITVTVASAPPQNTLTLALPIQQSRPAGASGGGGGSGGGREDCWSEEATAVLIEAWGERYMELSRGNLKQKHWKDVADIVSSREDYRKTPKTDIQCKNRIDTVKKKYKLEKSKIAAGQGPSKWPFFDKLDMLIGPTAKINPTVAAGPSNLYSGNQHVPMGIPMGVRSLPQLRQHQQLQKQKQPSRKRPHMDSDTSESESEPDLSPASTDSFPPGTFQKKRPRFQKEMLNSSALRQGGIGEASGNKNWGNSVRELTQAILKFGEAYEQTETAKLQQMVEMEKQRMKFAKDMELQRMQFFMNTQLEISQLKHRRSENSNHHSNNHAAATSNHNNNNNSDNSI